Proteins encoded within one genomic window of Methanosarcina barkeri str. Wiesmoor:
- a CDS encoding ABC transporter substrate-binding protein has protein sequence MKRTKELVIGIGILLIVSIFAVFSTANTSDTNVTDEDTQITIIDALGREVTLDKPAERIAYTHYSVAEVLKAIGAWDRVVARDGYISDENFYPNLDEIPAICPARNPLDINYEKTIEAKPDVLILPKFDWYGTTDEIINTLEPDIPVVFVDTLNPDSFCDNVTIIGKVVGNEEQAQEYTDFYSGIYDSIVTKTSQIAPEDRLNVFYKAFSDTPEQIKTYGKDMPGGNEFFNAAGSKNIAGDLPFAYGDVDKEWVLKQNIDAIVVMCWDQHYPDVFGYNVNDSEMASEKGKEIQEEIMRQDVFTHTDAVKNKKVYLLHNELLSTPRNIIAVAYMAKWFYPDLFPDLDPQALHQEYLDRFIEADYNLSNTGMFAYPA, from the coding sequence ATGAAGCGCACAAAGGAATTAGTTATCGGAATTGGAATTTTGCTGATAGTGTCAATTTTTGCAGTCTTTTCAACTGCAAATACTTCGGATACAAATGTTACAGATGAAGATACTCAGATCACAATTATTGATGCCCTTGGCAGAGAAGTAACTCTTGATAAACCCGCCGAAAGAATAGCATATACGCATTACTCAGTCGCCGAAGTCCTGAAAGCTATCGGAGCCTGGGATCGGGTCGTAGCACGGGACGGATATATATCTGATGAAAATTTTTATCCGAATCTGGATGAGATCCCTGCGATATGCCCGGCCAGGAACCCCTTGGACATAAATTACGAAAAAACTATAGAAGCCAAGCCCGATGTTCTAATCCTGCCAAAATTTGACTGGTATGGTACTACTGACGAAATAATCAACACACTTGAACCTGATATTCCAGTTGTTTTCGTTGATACACTAAACCCTGATTCCTTTTGTGATAATGTTACGATAATTGGAAAGGTTGTCGGAAATGAAGAACAAGCACAGGAATATACTGATTTTTACAGTGGAATTTATGATTCGATAGTAACTAAAACTTCGCAGATCGCACCGGAAGACCGCTTGAATGTTTTTTATAAGGCTTTTTCCGACACTCCTGAACAAATAAAAACCTATGGGAAAGACATGCCCGGTGGAAACGAGTTCTTTAACGCTGCCGGTAGTAAAAACATTGCAGGAGATCTACCTTTTGCTTACGGAGATGTTGATAAAGAATGGGTCCTTAAACAGAACATTGATGCCATTGTAGTGATGTGCTGGGACCAGCATTACCCAGATGTATTCGGATATAATGTCAATGATTCTGAAATGGCTTCTGAGAAGGGTAAGGAGATCCAGGAAGAAATCATGCGGCAGGATGTCTTTACACACACTGATGCTGTAAAAAACAAAAAAGTATACCTGCTTCATAATGAATTGCTTTCCACCCCAAGAAATATCATTGCCGTAGCTTACATGGCCAAGTGGTTTTATCCTGACCTGTTTCCCGATCTTGACCCTCAAGCCCTGCATCAGGAATATCTGGATCGATTCATAGAAGCTGATTACAACCTTTCTAATACCGGAATGTTTGCCTATCCGGCTTAA
- a CDS encoding iron ABC transporter substrate-binding protein: protein MRRQSLLILGLILLLATAVAGCTQSPMQTTENKTVTEDEYRTVVDSRGVEVKVPVNIERVATVSDGLVEEMMVILGVNDTLVGLGSKGLQYEGDFSYPTDNGTNVTVSGGKHVALTLSPDLKNLPLVMDYGVAMNYETLASVKPDIVIIRLGDSAFPSSEDDNAQKAIQTIESLGIPLIVLYSPNCYENSSPTAISDEIHIIGEVFGKEEEADKIASKLESRQETIRERTQNISDEEKTDVLVFGLSPMHRTQTSAGIAWGLKTTESYMVENVVNAKNAFRSGLGSFEVVSTEQILAMDPDVIVIGTAAHYAPPEELYEASYYKNLRELQAVKNHRVVSLPYTPRNSARRLEYPIDLMVIAKAAYPEKFGDIDLNEWILSFYQDVYGVDRDVAVRLRSAQLMDWCVET, encoded by the coding sequence ATGCGACGTCAATCCCTGCTTATTTTGGGCCTGATTCTTCTCCTTGCGACAGCTGTCGCAGGATGCACACAGTCGCCTATGCAAACCACAGAGAACAAAACCGTAACCGAAGACGAATACCGGACTGTAGTCGACAGCCGAGGAGTTGAGGTAAAGGTGCCTGTCAACATCGAGCGGGTGGCTACTGTCTCCGATGGCCTGGTGGAGGAAATGATGGTTATCCTCGGCGTTAACGATACGCTCGTCGGCCTTGGTTCAAAAGGTCTTCAGTATGAAGGAGATTTTTCTTATCCGACCGATAATGGCACGAATGTCACAGTGAGTGGAGGAAAACACGTTGCTCTGACTCTTTCACCCGATTTAAAAAATCTTCCTCTGGTAATGGATTACGGTGTGGCTATGAACTATGAGACTCTAGCTTCTGTTAAACCCGATATAGTCATCATTCGCTTAGGAGACTCTGCATTCCCATCTAGTGAGGACGATAATGCGCAGAAGGCCATCCAGACAATCGAATCTCTTGGGATCCCTCTTATCGTTCTTTATAGCCCCAATTGTTATGAAAACTCCAGTCCAACGGCTATTTCGGATGAAATCCACATTATAGGAGAAGTATTTGGAAAAGAGGAGGAAGCTGATAAAATCGCCTCTAAACTCGAGTCCAGGCAGGAAACGATCAGAGAAAGGACGCAGAACATTTCTGATGAGGAAAAAACTGATGTACTGGTGTTCGGCCTCTCTCCTATGCACCGTACACAGACCTCAGCCGGCATCGCCTGGGGCCTGAAGACAACGGAGTCATATATGGTCGAAAATGTCGTCAATGCAAAAAACGCCTTTCGTTCCGGTCTGGGTTCCTTTGAGGTAGTCAGCACCGAACAGATATTAGCGATGGACCCCGATGTCATTGTAATCGGTACTGCGGCACACTATGCCCCCCCTGAGGAGCTCTACGAGGCTTCCTATTATAAAAACCTTCGTGAACTCCAGGCTGTTAAAAATCACAGGGTCGTCTCTCTTCCCTATACTCCCAGAAACAGTGCAAGGCGTCTGGAATATCCTATTGACCTTATGGTTATCGCAAAGGCGGCATATCCCGAAAAATTTGGGGACATTGACCTGAACGAATGGATACTGTCATTTTATCAGGATGTCTATGGCGTTGATCGTGATGTAGCTGTACGGCTTCGTTCGGCCCAGTTGATGGACTGGTGCGTGGAAACGTAA
- a CDS encoding ABC transporter ATP-binding protein — MLRVHDLYFSYGSVPVLNGISFHVREGELCGLFGPNGSGKTTLFKCCLNFLKTKQGTVHMCGSDISKLSIREMAKIVAYVPQEHKPPFPYLVSEVVLMGRTPHLGGVFGIPRRDKMIAIDALDTLGIADLAERPYSQLSGGQRQMVLMARAIAQDTPLMFLDEPTSALDFQNQMRIWEIMRTIVESGRTIIACSHDPNHVSWFCDRVIVIGNGGIIADGDPAKTINEQTLGQIYQNACTVQTVEGVRIVMPAGLHTWKNEKNQSHTYSQHVEQNTIRRIDYDIGHDKIEQ, encoded by the coding sequence ATGCTTCGCGTCCATGATCTTTATTTTAGCTATGGATCGGTTCCCGTACTAAATGGGATCTCTTTCCATGTCAGGGAAGGAGAACTTTGCGGGTTATTCGGGCCTAACGGATCAGGAAAGACTACTCTGTTCAAGTGTTGCCTCAATTTCCTCAAGACCAAACAAGGTACCGTTCACATGTGCGGCAGTGACATATCGAAGCTTTCGATAAGAGAAATGGCAAAAATCGTGGCATATGTCCCGCAGGAACACAAACCTCCCTTCCCTTACCTTGTAAGCGAAGTAGTCCTTATGGGAAGGACCCCGCATCTCGGAGGAGTTTTTGGCATCCCCCGTCGTGATAAGATGATAGCGATAGATGCCCTTGATACTCTTGGCATAGCTGATCTTGCGGAGCGGCCTTACTCTCAGCTCTCAGGCGGCCAGCGACAGATGGTACTGATGGCCAGAGCCATTGCGCAGGACACCCCACTGATGTTTCTTGATGAACCTACTTCAGCTCTTGATTTCCAGAATCAGATGCGGATATGGGAAATCATGCGCACAATCGTAGAGAGCGGCAGGACCATCATTGCATGCAGTCACGACCCGAATCACGTCTCCTGGTTCTGCGACCGTGTTATTGTAATTGGGAATGGTGGCATAATTGCTGACGGCGATCCTGCCAAGACAATCAACGAGCAGACCCTTGGCCAAATTTACCAAAATGCCTGCACTGTGCAGACGGTAGAAGGGGTCAGGATAGTCATGCCTGCAGGTCTTCATACCTGGAAAAACGAAAAAAACCAGTCGCATACCTACAGTCAGCATGTAGAGCAAAATACGATACGGAGAATAGATTATGACATCGGACATGATAAAATTGAACAATGA
- a CDS encoding iron ABC transporter permease: protein MTTSISLKDFLSTLDHERSYNFSELRKMFILMMLGIVLIAMVSIAVVMGNYYISITDIIHTIMTHLTFGDISALPSQHNMIIWDLRIPRILLSFLVGGSLAIAGTVYQNVFRNPLVEPYILGASSGAAFGAALVIVYPIIGVSIQLSAFFFGALAVTIAYLLARVQGETPIFTLVLAGVIIGSIFTAFVSLLKYLSDDSALREIVFWLMGGFYYATWNDIILLAPIAVAGFLILLAMGWKLNILSMGDEEARALGVNPERSKFIAIAIATALTAFSVSLVGIIAWVGLMMPHASRILLGPDNRYVIPASFMMGGMYVIVSDTLARTLISSEIPVGIITSVLGAPYLCYLLRSKGRGMFG from the coding sequence ATGACCACATCAATCTCATTAAAAGATTTCCTCTCCACCCTGGATCACGAGAGAAGTTATAATTTTTCAGAGTTACGAAAAATGTTTATTCTTATGATGCTAGGAATTGTGCTCATCGCTATGGTCAGTATCGCTGTCGTAATGGGAAATTACTACATTTCAATTACCGACATCATACACACGATCATGACTCACCTGACTTTCGGAGATATCTCTGCTCTTCCTTCCCAACATAACATGATAATCTGGGATCTTCGCATCCCTCGAATTCTCCTTTCGTTTCTGGTAGGCGGTTCGCTCGCTATCGCCGGTACCGTCTATCAGAACGTCTTCCGAAATCCTCTGGTCGAACCATATATTCTTGGTGCCTCTTCAGGTGCTGCATTTGGGGCTGCTCTTGTGATTGTTTATCCAATTATTGGTGTTTCGATCCAGCTCTCAGCATTCTTTTTCGGAGCGCTTGCGGTCACTATTGCGTATCTTCTTGCAAGGGTACAGGGAGAGACCCCAATCTTCACCCTCGTCCTTGCGGGCGTGATCATAGGTTCAATCTTTACGGCATTCGTTTCGTTGCTCAAATACCTTTCTGATGATTCGGCATTGCGCGAGATTGTCTTCTGGCTAATGGGCGGGTTCTATTATGCGACCTGGAACGACATTATCCTCCTTGCTCCGATAGCCGTTGCAGGTTTCCTTATTCTGCTGGCTATGGGATGGAAATTGAATATCCTTTCTATGGGTGACGAAGAGGCTAGGGCTCTTGGCGTCAATCCTGAAAGGTCAAAATTTATTGCCATAGCTATCGCAACCGCCCTTACAGCTTTTTCCGTCTCGCTCGTGGGAATTATCGCATGGGTAGGCCTCATGATGCCGCATGCCTCGCGGATATTACTCGGGCCTGACAACCGGTATGTCATTCCTGCATCGTTTATGATGGGCGGGATGTATGTAATTGTCTCTGACACCCTTGCACGGACACTGATTTCTTCAGAGATTCCAGTTGGTATCATCACTTCTGTCCTGGGAGCACCATATCTTTGCTACCTGCTCAGGAGCAAGGGAAGAGGCATGTTCGGGTGA
- a CDS encoding class I SAM-dependent methyltransferase — MNNAQTCKKAFDHNPNHREKQQRRGHSSFWMHDPDLIFSELKLKNGDIFLDMGCGPGDYSFFASTIVGNSGIVYALEKRQDLIDDLTEKADLKGLTNIKGIVSDITKPLPINECCIDVYFISTVLHALDLAKDSNMIFDEVLRVLKPDGRLAIIECKKEETPCGPPLHMRFSPGELENLITRYGFEKINLTDLGYNYMIQFRKTIK; from the coding sequence ATGAATAATGCACAAACATGTAAAAAAGCATTTGACCATAATCCCAATCATAGAGAAAAACAACAAAGACGTGGTCATAGCAGCTTCTGGATGCATGACCCTGATTTAATATTCAGCGAGCTGAAACTGAAAAATGGAGACATTTTTCTTGATATGGGCTGTGGGCCGGGAGACTATTCATTTTTTGCTTCCACAATTGTCGGGAATTCCGGAATAGTATATGCTCTGGAAAAGCGTCAGGATCTTATTGATGATCTGACAGAAAAAGCTGATCTGAAAGGATTAACGAATATCAAGGGAATAGTTTCTGATATTACCAAACCATTACCGATCAACGAATGCTGTATCGATGTTTATTTTATTTCTACCGTGCTGCATGCTCTTGATCTGGCTAAAGACAGTAATATGATATTCGACGAGGTCCTCAGAGTTTTAAAACCTGACGGGCGCCTGGCAATTATTGAATGCAAAAAAGAAGAAACACCTTGTGGTCCGCCACTGCACATGCGTTTTTCACCTGGAGAACTGGAAAATTTAATAACGAGATATGGTTTCGAAAAGATAAACCTAACAGATCTTGGTTATAATTACATGATTCAGTTCAGAAAAACTATAAAATAA
- a CDS encoding AAA family ATPase, translating to MDNKNAYKLAICGKGGSGKSTIATLLAKALVENGKSVLVIDTDESNFGLYRQLGVDLPPDFMEYFGGKNAVLEKIMQAAPNWDSVSFFEDGIGFADIPEAYLSENGGIKLIAIGKIHEVGEGCACSMGILVKEFIEKLRLNHDEVVIIDTEAGIEHFGRGIEKSVDDVLMVIDPSYESLKLSEKVAELSSSIGKPIFFVLNKVNESNEQFMQETIGKQHEVIAAIPADPALSLAGLRGEEITTVNTEVQHMLQVFTEKCIHE from the coding sequence ATGGATAATAAGAATGCATACAAACTCGCTATATGTGGAAAAGGAGGAAGTGGTAAGAGTACTATTGCAACTCTCCTTGCAAAAGCTCTTGTAGAAAATGGGAAATCTGTCCTTGTCATCGATACCGATGAATCGAACTTCGGCCTTTACAGGCAACTTGGAGTCGATCTTCCTCCCGATTTCATGGAATACTTCGGCGGCAAAAATGCTGTTCTTGAGAAAATCATGCAAGCAGCGCCTAACTGGGATTCAGTCTCTTTCTTTGAAGACGGAATTGGTTTTGCCGATATTCCCGAAGCATATCTTTCGGAGAACGGGGGAATAAAGCTAATTGCTATAGGGAAAATCCACGAAGTAGGTGAAGGTTGCGCTTGCTCAATGGGAATACTGGTAAAAGAGTTTATTGAGAAGTTGAGATTGAACCATGATGAAGTAGTCATTATTGATACTGAGGCAGGTATCGAACACTTCGGAAGGGGTATAGAAAAAAGCGTGGATGATGTCCTTATGGTAATCGATCCCTCTTACGAATCCCTTAAATTATCCGAAAAGGTAGCTGAATTAAGTAGCAGCATTGGCAAACCTATATTCTTTGTCCTGAATAAAGTAAATGAATCAAACGAACAATTCATGCAAGAAACTATCGGCAAGCAGCATGAAGTTATTGCAGCTATTCCGGCAGATCCTGCCCTTTCACTTGCAGGACTTAGAGGCGAGGAGATTACGACAGTTAATACCGAAGTTCAGCATATGTTGCAGGTCTTTACGGAGAAATGCATACATGAATAA
- the gatE gene encoding Glu-tRNA(Gln) amidotransferase subunit GatE — MEKYDYSELGLKAGLEIHQQLDSKEKLFCRCPTLIRDVKESDFEFFRYLRATESEMGEKDRAAVEQTKIRRKYIYKAYDTTCLIENDEEPPRELNKEALDISLGIAKLFNMKPVDQMHVMRKIVVDGSNTSGFQRTAFLASDGFIETSQGLCGIDSLCVEEEAAQKIEEIGDSIIYSLDRLGIPLVEIATAPDIKSPRHAREVAEQIGMFLRSTGKVKRGLGTIRQDVNVSIAEGARVEIKGVQALDLIEDIIRREVERQLNLLFIRQELIERKAFVCEEIYDITGLFVDTKSKVLQKGVKKGAVLAAHLKKFEGLVGKEVQPGRRLGTEFSDRAKTAGVGGIFHTDELPNYGITEKEVKTVRDAIGASAGDAVIMVADEPEKARLAIEAVIQRAKEAMEGIPEETRKALPDGNTAYMRPLPGAARMYPETDVPQIEISQEYFDSIEIPELLTERAKRFVSENGLNQELAEKIAYSKHLPLFEELIETYGKDENVNSTLIARTLVGIVPEIRRNGVETENLTDEHFKGLFVAISNQEIAKEAIQDLLAALAEEPELSTPEAISNLGLSAFDPEEVENFIKKTVREREDFIKEKGPAALGPLMGIVMKEYRGTVDGKILSQMLKKELDSFINQG, encoded by the coding sequence ATGGAAAAATACGATTATAGTGAACTTGGGCTGAAAGCCGGGCTTGAAATTCACCAGCAGCTGGATTCGAAGGAAAAGCTGTTCTGCAGGTGTCCGACTCTTATAAGGGATGTCAAGGAATCGGACTTCGAGTTTTTCAGGTATCTCAGGGCTACAGAAAGTGAGATGGGAGAAAAAGACAGGGCTGCAGTGGAGCAGACCAAGATCAGGAGGAAGTATATTTATAAGGCTTATGACACGACCTGCCTTATAGAGAATGATGAAGAGCCTCCAAGAGAACTCAATAAGGAAGCCCTGGATATTTCCCTGGGGATTGCAAAACTCTTCAACATGAAGCCTGTCGACCAGATGCACGTTATGAGGAAGATCGTAGTAGACGGGTCTAACACAAGTGGGTTCCAGAGGACTGCTTTTCTTGCAAGTGATGGATTTATTGAAACCTCCCAGGGGCTTTGCGGAATTGACAGCCTTTGCGTGGAAGAAGAAGCTGCCCAGAAAATAGAGGAAATAGGGGATTCAATCATTTATTCCCTGGACAGGCTTGGAATTCCGCTTGTGGAAATTGCGACTGCACCAGATATCAAATCTCCTCGCCATGCAAGAGAGGTCGCTGAGCAGATAGGAATGTTCCTCAGGTCCACAGGTAAAGTAAAGAGAGGGCTTGGCACGATCAGGCAGGATGTAAATGTCTCAATTGCCGAAGGTGCAAGAGTCGAAATTAAAGGCGTGCAGGCACTTGACCTTATAGAAGATATTATCCGCAGGGAAGTTGAAAGACAGTTAAACCTTCTTTTTATCAGACAGGAGCTTATAGAAAGAAAAGCCTTCGTCTGCGAAGAAATCTATGACATAACAGGACTTTTCGTAGATACAAAATCCAAGGTCCTGCAAAAAGGCGTGAAAAAAGGCGCAGTCCTTGCAGCCCATCTCAAGAAATTCGAAGGGCTTGTAGGCAAAGAGGTGCAGCCAGGAAGAAGGCTCGGGACCGAATTTTCAGACAGGGCAAAAACCGCTGGCGTTGGAGGGATTTTCCACACCGACGAACTTCCTAACTACGGGATAACCGAAAAAGAAGTCAAGACTGTCCGAGACGCAATAGGTGCATCTGCAGGGGACGCCGTAATAATGGTTGCGGACGAACCCGAGAAAGCCAGGCTCGCAATCGAAGCAGTTATTCAAAGGGCAAAAGAAGCAATGGAAGGAATCCCTGAGGAGACCCGAAAAGCCCTTCCCGATGGAAACACCGCCTATATGCGTCCCCTTCCTGGCGCTGCAAGGATGTACCCTGAAACCGATGTGCCTCAAATCGAAATCTCGCAGGAATATTTCGATTCAATTGAGATTCCAGAACTCCTCACTGAACGGGCGAAACGTTTTGTCTCCGAAAATGGCCTGAATCAAGAGCTTGCCGAGAAAATAGCTTATTCAAAGCATCTTCCTCTCTTTGAGGAGCTAATCGAGACTTACGGAAAAGACGAAAACGTAAACTCAACCCTCATCGCCAGAACTCTTGTTGGAATCGTTCCGGAAATCCGGAGAAATGGGGTAGAGACTGAAAACCTTACGGATGAACATTTCAAAGGGCTTTTTGTAGCTATTTCAAATCAGGAAATCGCAAAAGAAGCCATTCAGGACCTTTTGGCCGCTCTTGCAGAAGAGCCTGAACTGAGCACGCCGGAAGCGATCTCAAATCTTGGACTCAGTGCTTTTGATCCCGAAGAAGTCGAAAACTTTATCAAAAAAACCGTCAGGGAAAGAGAAGACTTTATCAAAGAAAAAGGTCCTGCAGCTCTTGGCCCCCTCATGGGTATTGTCATGAAGGAATACAGGGGCACGGTTGATGGAAAAATCCTTAGCCAGATGTTGAAAAAAGAACTGGATAGTTTCATTAATCAGGGATAA
- a CDS encoding response regulator — MKILLVDDDPLFLELSKTFLEVFHDITSDTVDSAREALQRLEKNSYDVVVSDYDMPLMDGITFLKTIRDKRIDIPFILFTGVGKDELMHQAIENGADSFIQKIGDPKAQYSELSKRIWQAVSSNAGY, encoded by the coding sequence GTGAAAATACTGCTTGTAGATGATGACCCTTTGTTTTTGGAGCTATCAAAAACCTTCTTAGAAGTCTTCCATGATATAACTTCGGATACTGTAGACTCTGCAAGGGAAGCCCTTCAGAGATTGGAGAAAAACTCCTATGATGTGGTAGTCTCAGACTATGATATGCCTTTAATGGACGGCATCACGTTCTTGAAAACTATTCGTGACAAAAGGATTGATATCCCCTTCATCCTGTTCACAGGTGTGGGTAAAGATGAACTTATGCACCAGGCAATTGAGAACGGTGCAGATTCCTTTATTCAGAAAATAGGGGACCCAAAAGCTCAGTATTCCGAGCTGTCAAAGAGAATCTGGCAGGCTGTCAGTAGCAACGCAGGCTACTAA
- a CDS encoding aldehyde dehydrogenase family protein, giving the protein MVQEYKLFIGGEFKDSSTGETFEDINPATLENLATIQVAGAEDVDMAVEAAEAGFRLWNEVPAAKRAEVLFRAARILQERKEELSVLMTKEMGKVLPETRGDVQEAIDITNYAAGEGRRMLGETTTSELKEKFCMTILRPIGVVGLITPWNFPIAIPAWKVMPALVAGNAIVFKPASDTPLLAFKLIEVLSEAGLPPGVINLVTGPGGTVGKAVVQHPRIKAISFTGSLDTGKWIMEECSKTMKRVSLELGGKNPVIVMDDADLELALEGVLWGAFGTTGQRCTATSRLILHEKIKDEFIKRLLAKAKALSIGGGLLPETDIGPVINKAQLEKIERYVKIGKEEGATLLYGGNRIDPGLPGYFFEPTIFTDVRPDMRIAQEEIFGPVLGIFTVSDLEEAITLANSTKYGLSSAIYTGNIGNAFRAIEKVEAGITYVNAPTIGAEVHLPFGGVKGTGNGFREAGTEAVKEFSEVKAVYIDYSGMLQKAQIDSAE; this is encoded by the coding sequence ATGGTTCAGGAGTACAAACTGTTTATAGGGGGAGAATTTAAGGACTCTTCAACCGGAGAGACTTTTGAAGATATAAATCCGGCTACTCTGGAAAACCTGGCAACAATACAGGTCGCTGGAGCCGAGGACGTGGACATGGCAGTTGAGGCTGCTGAAGCAGGGTTCAGGCTCTGGAACGAGGTTCCGGCTGCAAAAAGAGCTGAGGTACTCTTCAGAGCAGCCCGGATTTTGCAGGAAAGGAAGGAAGAACTGTCTGTCCTTATGACAAAAGAGATGGGAAAGGTGCTGCCTGAGACAAGGGGAGATGTACAGGAAGCCATTGATATCACAAATTATGCCGCAGGGGAAGGAAGGCGGATGCTTGGAGAAACAACGACTTCCGAACTCAAGGAAAAGTTCTGCATGACCATACTCAGGCCGATAGGAGTAGTTGGCTTAATAACACCCTGGAACTTTCCGATTGCCATTCCTGCATGGAAGGTTATGCCAGCTCTTGTAGCTGGAAACGCAATTGTATTTAAGCCTGCAAGTGACACGCCTCTGCTTGCCTTCAAGCTGATAGAGGTGCTTAGTGAAGCAGGCTTGCCCCCCGGAGTGATAAATCTGGTAACAGGGCCCGGAGGCACTGTCGGGAAAGCTGTAGTCCAGCACCCTCGCATAAAAGCTATCTCCTTTACAGGCAGCCTTGATACCGGGAAATGGATCATGGAAGAATGTTCAAAAACCATGAAAAGAGTCTCTCTGGAACTCGGAGGCAAAAACCCGGTAATTGTTATGGATGATGCCGACCTTGAACTGGCCCTTGAGGGTGTGCTGTGGGGAGCTTTTGGGACTACAGGGCAGCGCTGTACTGCTACGAGCAGGCTGATTCTGCATGAGAAGATAAAGGACGAATTCATAAAAAGGCTGCTTGCAAAAGCAAAGGCTCTCAGTATAGGTGGGGGACTTCTGCCTGAGACGGACATCGGGCCTGTAATAAACAAAGCGCAGCTTGAGAAGATCGAAAGATACGTGAAAATAGGAAAAGAAGAAGGAGCAACTCTTCTTTACGGAGGAAACAGAATCGATCCAGGGCTTCCAGGCTATTTCTTCGAGCCCACAATATTTACGGATGTCAGGCCGGACATGCGGATTGCACAGGAAGAGATTTTCGGGCCAGTCCTCGGAATCTTTACAGTTTCAGACCTTGAAGAAGCAATCACACTTGCTAATAGTACCAAATACGGACTTTCTTCGGCAATTTACACCGGAAATATAGGAAACGCTTTCAGGGCAATCGAAAAAGTAGAAGCAGGAATCACATATGTTAATGCTCCTACAATAGGAGCCGAAGTCCATCTCCCTTTTGGAGGGGTCAAAGGGACAGGCAACGGTTTTCGGGAAGCCGGTACCGAGGCCGTCAAGGAGTTTTCCGAGGTAAAAGCTGTGTATATAGACTACAGCGGCATGCTGCAAAAAGCCCAGATAGATTCAGCAGAATAA